From Chrysemys picta bellii isolate R12L10 chromosome 1, ASM1138683v2, whole genome shotgun sequence:
GCTTGGGAACCCCTCCCCaacatctccccagggtcagttaTTCAAGCTTCACAGAAATCTGAGATTCAAAGTGAGCTTGGAGTGTTAAAACCCCGATTCCCCTTGTCAGGATTTCTCAAGGGGTCCCATTTCTAGAGGTGCCGTgtgctctgggcccgatcctgccaggggctgagtgATAGGAGACCCCACGGAATAACAATGAGTAGTTCCCAAATCGCCTCAGGTTCATTTGCTTCTAGAAATTTAATCAGCGAATAAATTTTCAAAGGTTTTGTTCTCTGGTTCTATTGTGAATGCAGGAATTCAGAGCTCTGTTGCTCTTCAGTAACAGGTACAATAGGgcatatttctgtttcctgactggctGAGGGCTCCAGAATTTCTTCCCTGTAGAGACCCATCAGAGTTACAGGGCTACCTGCATCTCTGCCCCACCTCTGGTCTCCGAGTTTCAGACATTAGGTCTTGTACCCTGCCCGCTCATGGGGTGGAATCACTCCATTATCCCACCGTCCCACCCTGTGCTACAGCACACTGTGTGTTAACTCTTGGTAGAGCAGGTCCGAGGGAGTTTGGCACCCGTGGTCCTTCTCTCTGGGAGTCTGTGAGCAGTGGTGACATGAGTGATCAGTCAGACTTCTTGAACCAAATTATTATTTAATCTGAACAGCAGGAAAAGAGACTAACATGGGAGAATAAGAGAGATTTCAGCCAACAGTCTATACAAATCTCTGACCCCAAGGCTTCAACTCCGACAGGGACCCAGGCAGGCCGAAGGTCATCAGACTTCCCCAGAGGTGTCTGTGTCTGTCAATCTGAAGAGCTTCTCAGCAATAGTTGCCCCATCTCTGAACAGAATCCCAGTCCTGGCCAAACAAGTTGCGTAACGTGGCTGTACCCAAAATAGGTTCTTCCCAGTTTATATCTCTGGTATTGTCTCTCAAAATCCCATGTATTGCAAAGAGGCGGTGGCATAATTTGAACTCTCAGGAGTGGAGCAAATGAGTTACagtacttttgatttttttttaaaagtcttggaAGGGCTCAAAACCTTCCTGATTTACAGCACAAAATATGTCTAACTATTGGGTCTCAGTGGGGAGGGTAATTTTCCCTGGGAACAGTTTATCATCTAGATGCCTATTGAATGGTGGCTTCTTccaccttcccctgcagcatctggtactggtcactgGATAGTGGGCTATATGGACTaaaggtctgatccagtctggccgtGCCCATCTTTCTCTCGGTGCTGTAAATCCAAGATTATATTTTGCTGATCTGCCTTGAGCTCCTGGGACTCTCTAGACTTGCACTGAGAGCGGAAAGATGTCTTGTTAAATATCATCCAGTCTCCtgtccttttttcttttcaggaaGGAAAGTTAAAAATTCCTTGGACCTGCCCAGTATattatgtcagctgtcaatgacaccaacTTCAACTCTGCAGTGTTCTTTCTCACCGGGATACCTGGCCAGGAAGAAGTCCAtttctggatctccatccccttctgcttaATTTATGTTATTTCAATagtaggaaattcagtcattctgttcattataaaaactGATTCAaagctccatgagcccatgtacattttcctttccatgttggccatCACAGACCTTGGCATATTGATATCCACCATGCCGACGATACTGGGCATATACTTGTTTAACTCCAGGGAGATCAACTTCGAAGCCTGTTTtgcccagctgttcttcatccactcTCTTCAATTAAATGAATCCTCCATGCtcttgttgatggcctttgaccgcttcGTCGCgatctgtaacccactgagatATTCTTCCATCTTAACCCTGCAGACAATAGACAATATGGGGCTGGTATTTGTGCTAAGAAATGTGGCTGTAATATTCCCACTCCCGTTTCTACTGAAAAGATTTCGATACTGTCAagccaatgtcctctcccattcctactgcctgcATCAAGAGGTCATGAAGATGGCTTGCTCAGATATCACAGTGAACAGCATCTACGGGTTGTTTATTACACTCTTAACAGTGGGATTGGATTCGCTACTCATCTTtctctcttatgtgatgatcctcaaaacagCACTGAGCATCGCGTCCAATGCTGAGTGCCTCAAggccctgaacacctgcgtctcccacctctgtgccgtCCTGCTCTTCTACACACCAATGATCGGCCTGTCTGTGATACACAGATTTGGAAAGGGGTCATCTCCCTTGCTTCAAACTGTCCTGGGGTACATCTCCCTGCTGGTCCCACCCCTGATTAATCCAGTCGTGTACAGCATGAAATGCAGACACCTGCGTGCGGGGATAATCAGGGCATTCGTCAAGTGCAGGGTCAGTTCGTGAACCAGCTGCAGCGCTGCTGTCAAGGGAGATGAAGAACAGAGCCCACCTTTTCCATCCTGCAGCCTTACATCCAAGACTACATGAGCTACTGATCTCCACTCTGTACAGAGAGGTCCAGATGGTGTCTAAGACCTGGAGCAATTGGAGAGGGGCTGGTGAGGGAGGACAGCGCACTAGCGGAAGGAGACCAAGGCAGGTAGCAGCGTTTTCAAAGTGACTGTGTTCATTGGGAGCCAATTGACTGGTGGGATGTTAGCCCATAAATTGCCACATTGGTGGCTGTTCCGACTTTAGAATTCCTCTCAATAGAGTCAATAAAGAGAAGGGACGTGGATGTTGTTTCCCATTACACCTGGGCTGTCACTGTCCCGTCTGTCGTTAAATATACAGGGACCATGAAAAAAGGTGCAGAGCTGTTCTGCAGTCACAGTCCTGGCCCTTCCTGAGCGCTCTGGGTGCTGTGTGATCCATGGGGGCTGTGTTC
This genomic window contains:
- the LOC101950090 gene encoding olfactory receptor 51G2-like → MSAVNDTNFNSAVFFLTGIPGQEEVHFWISIPFCLIYVISIVGNSVILFIIKTDSKLHEPMYIFLSMLAITDLGILISTMPTILGIYLFNSREINFEACFAQLFFIHSLQLNESSMLLLMAFDRFVAICNPLRYSSILTLQTIDNMGLVFVLRNVAVIFPLPFLLKRFRYCQANVLSHSYCLHQEVMKMACSDITVNSIYGLFITLLTVGLDSLLIFLSYVMILKTALSIASNAECLKALNTCVSHLCAVLLFYTPMIGLSVIHRFGKGSSPLLQTVLGYISLLVPPLINPVVYSMKCRHLRAGIIRAFVKCRVSS